In Clostridium sp. DL-VIII, the following proteins share a genomic window:
- a CDS encoding XkdX family protein produces MDNFWYGIIKEYYGLGLYAVSDLDTFVQAKWITADEKTEIIGTNITQVSAS; encoded by the coding sequence ATGGACAATTTTTGGTATGGAATAATAAAGGAATACTATGGATTAGGGCTGTATGCAGTTAGTGACTTAGATACATTTGTACAGGCTAAGTGGATTACAGCGGATGAAAAAACAGAAATAATTGGAACTAATATAACTCAAGTTTCTGCATCATAG
- a CDS encoding N-acetylmuramoyl-L-alanine amidase translates to MLDIQEQIISYNKTARSTVPQYIVIHDTGDPGAIAQNEHDYFAGGDRQASADFFVDSANIIQIINTDAYYSWHCGDGHGVYGISNSNSLGIEMCIESDGIPSGATIQNTLDLIKYLMNKYNIDIDHVVRHYDASRKCCPNSFSSNNWQRWTDIKQKLQEVNIVLGWNKNNTGWWYCTDTANKYYYKDSWRYIDGEWYSFDSDGYARQSVWIQDGGYYYYLKDNCMMAKAEWIKYNSDWYYLQADGKMATGWVLDNDKYYLLYSNGSMAHDCNSYGYSFDSNGVATKIS, encoded by the coding sequence GTGTTAGATATACAAGAACAAATTATTAGTTATAATAAAACTGCTAGAAGTACAGTTCCACAGTATATAGTCATTCATGATACAGGAGATCCAGGAGCAATCGCACAAAATGAACATGATTATTTTGCTGGCGGAGATAGGCAAGCATCAGCAGATTTTTTTGTTGATTCAGCAAACATAATTCAAATTATAAATACAGATGCATATTACTCTTGGCATTGTGGTGATGGTCATGGAGTATATGGAATAAGTAATAGTAATTCATTAGGTATTGAAATGTGCATTGAATCTGATGGTATTCCATCAGGTGCAACAATTCAAAATACCCTAGATTTAATTAAATATCTTATGAACAAATACAATATAGATATAGACCATGTGGTAAGACATTATGATGCTAGTAGAAAGTGTTGCCCTAATTCATTTAGTTCTAATAATTGGCAAAGATGGACAGACATTAAGCAAAAATTGCAAGAAGTCAATATTGTATTAGGATGGAATAAAAATAATACTGGCTGGTGGTATTGTACAGATACTGCTAATAAATACTATTATAAAGATTCTTGGCGATATATAGATGGAGAGTGGTATTCGTTTGATTCTGATGGATATGCAAGGCAATCAGTTTGGATTCAAGATGGAGGATATTACTATTATTTAAAAGATAACTGTATGATGGCAAAAGCTGAATGGATTAAATATAATTCAGATTGGTATTACTTACAAGCAGATGGCAAAATGGCTACTGGTTGGGTTTTAGATAATGATAAATATTATTTATTATATTCTAATGGCTCAATGGCTCATGATTGTAATTCATATGGTTACAGCTTTGATAGTAATGGTGTAGCTACTAAAATAAGTTAG